Below is a window of Oceanispirochaeta sp. DNA.
ATCGGGATCAACATCCAGGAAGTTCTGTATAGACCAGGATCCTGAAACCTTCATGGCCGCCATTCCCTGAACCATTCTGGCATCGGCCATATTCTGCTGGATGGAAAAGGCTTCGTCTGTCCATGTATTATCAAATAACAACTTATTGTATTGATAGATGGATTTCCATTTTTCAGAGTCGACATAATTTACCTTACCGGCTCTAAATTGATCACCCCAGTCCGGTGTGTCCCGAAACAGATCATTAATAGCAAACTGCATTGTCATATTGCCGATGCTCCAGGTATCAGCAAAGTGCGTTTCAAAAGGGATAATTCCATTGGCTTTGAATATTTCAACCGCAGCCAATAACTCATTCTGTGTTTGGGGTACCTTTACATTATATTTCTTAAAAAGGTCTTTATTGTAATAGACTCCCTGATATAGGGCATTAAAGACCACACCATTCACCTTGCCCCCATAGGAACCGCTCTCAACGGCCTCTGGGAGAACATATTCAAGATAGGATTTTCCGCTTAAATCAGCCAGTACATTCTGGGACCCCCATGTGGCCACATCCTGAGCCTTACCGATCATGATATCGGGCAGTTCTGTCGCCATATACAACTGCATCTTAGGCTGGAACCCCTTACCCCAGTCAACAATATCCCATTCCAGCTTGATATTGGGATATGTCTGCTCACACAGTTCATCGATGAGTTTTTCCATTCCCGCATCTGTTGTCGATTGCCCAGCCAGCACACGAAGAGTAATCTTCTCGGGCGATTTTGAATCGGGCTGACCATTGCTGAATAC
It encodes the following:
- a CDS encoding ABC transporter substrate-binding protein, with product MYRKKLLILLLTLVLFMAPCLVFSNGQPDSKSPEKITLRVLAGQSTTDAGMEKLIDELCEQTYPNIKLEWDIVDWGKGFQPKMQLYMATELPDIMIGKAQDVATWGSQNVLADLSGKSYLEYVLPEAVESGSYGGKVNGVVFNALYQGVYYNKDLFKKYNVKVPQTQNELLAAVEIFKANGIIPFETHFADTWSIGNMTMQFAINDLFRDTPDWGDQFRAGKVNYVDSEKWKSIYQYNKLLFDNTWTDEAFSIQQNMADARMVQGMAAMKVSGSWSIQNFLDVDPDFNFGVFPFPNQFGEAKLIYEPNITFMVSGKTKYAEAVDQVLELILSNKELALKIYDQTKTAPMLAGITPTFTNPSQSDIDKYVAEGNIVDAGVGNNQLVWGGFQDENALDIVEWLYDPNKSLSDALTAADSRRENSRP